The following DNA comes from Megalobrama amblycephala isolate DHTTF-2021 linkage group LG20, ASM1881202v1, whole genome shotgun sequence.
agacAAAGAGCACTGTGATCAGCCATCGGTGTAATGATATTTTGTAGCTATTAAATAGATATATTCTAATTTCCTTATATTAGGTGTACAGTGTGTTCTAGCCAGATGTATTGCTATCAATCAAGGGTAATGGCAAGAAATCAAAACTGGACCAGCAGCCTGCATCCTTATTTAAACCTtgctaatatttttttatatttacaatggGTCAAAGTGCAATGTAAAAACCCTGGGAGCAAGCATGTGCTTACCTCATCAATGTGAAAAAGTGCAGGCCACCTGGCTTTAAACTCTCCGGCAGCTGGATTTTCCTGCACTACCTCTTTTCTTCTGTAGGAGAATGTTTTTGACATCTTCTTTTTTACACATGATGCACTGTTTCTTTGTCTGACATCATTCAACATTTCAAGTCTGACATTTTCTAAGCTTTCATCCGTTTCACCAGCAGGGTGTGAAGGACAAAAGTTGACTTCAGCCTTTTTAGGCTTCTTTACATTTTTGGCTGGGAGGCAGTCATCACTACGTTTGTTTTTCAAAGCATTTACAGTCACTTCTGGAAAGCCAATTGTTCGCATCTTTGTTCTGTAATTAgccattttatattttaggcTAATCATCCAGCCATAGTAACCAGTGGCAGATGGTTCCTTCAAACAGGGAAATTTTTTGATGAGTGCCTCTGCTACATCATCTATTTGGTAATTTTGTGGGTACGCTGTATACTGGAAGATCTCCTCGGCTAGCTTCTCTAAGATGTCAGACTTTAACCCTGGAGTAATCTTCAGTTGAGTGCCAGTTTCTCTGAAGCGGTCATTTCCACGTTGAAGCTGCACCTCTACATTGTATGGAAAGTGAGGAATGGGGAATTCACGTGGCCATGCACGTGATCTCAATTCATTGTCTGAATGTGGCAGAATGATGGTGTCATCCGAGTCTGTTGTGGACAATGAGGCCTGTGAGGAAATGGGAGATGTTTGGTTGCTCACTGGTGCTCCAGATGATCCAGAAGTGCTGGGAGCATTCTGCATTACAGAAGATGGACTCAAACCCACATCATTTAGGGGGGTTAGAGTTAGGGTTGCCATGTACACCAACTTGATTGTACTTCTGTCCTTTATGTCTTGTACTGATGTAACATTCATGAAATCATTGTTGAAGTCAGGATCCATGAATTGAATACGAAAGTCTGTTTCAATTCCAAATGCTTGGCAAATTGTATTGTGGAACTCTGCCAAAGTTTCTGGCATTCCTGAATGGAGATCAAGTCTTCTATAGTCATCGTCGCCCACAATGACTCTCAACTTCAGATGCTGTGCCATTCTTCAAtctaattgttaaaaaaaaaaaaaaaaaaaaaaaaaaaaggtaaatcaGAATTTCGTACTATTGTTACTTAGGTATAACTTTTTATGAACCGAACCAGAGCAGGAACATACCACCATACAATTCCAATCTGTAATGTTATTCTGCACTTGAAAACACAATGAATTTTTACCGTTACTTTCTTTGCGTGGAATGAAGAACACtgagatatttttttctttgtttgtggTTGTGTGGTAGTTCTTCCTTTGAACATGAtatatttaaactgacagatTTGAACactaatttgtattattttagtcacaaatgttttccttaacatgtacatttatataatggcaacatgAGGGTAGTTTAGTACAGGGAGATGTCAGATGATTAGATTGGATTTCCCTAAGAAAATTCTTTCTATCAttactaaaaacaaaattattcctcctgtaagaaatgttaggCTGCCCTCTTGTTACCATATTTAGTGTATTAGTGTATGAACTCATGCAGCGTATGAACACAACACGAACTACCATAATCCAACCTTGTATCTGTATGAATCGTTTAAGTGTCACCATTCGCCGGCCTCCAATCCTGTAATCTGCCAAGGGGTACTGGTCCAACAAGGCACCAAGTTGAATGAGGGAGACTTCTGAAGTGGGACATAACTCAAATGCCCTAAAATGCTCCCTATACCATGCATCAAGCTTTTTAACAATAAAGCTCAAGCTTTTCTCCACTACAACCATCTGGATAACCTCTGCAAACTCTGGTAAGCCACCTACAGAGCCATGAACAACAACCATACCTTCTCTGTAGTTAACTCCATTAACAGACGCATTCTTTGTGAGTTGAATGTGAGTAATATCAGGGTATTCCAACTGCAGAACCTTCTGCACATCCTGATGCAAAATGTCAACAGAGACAGTTGAGACAGCTGAGACAGTCAAGCTAGAAGTTTCGGTTGTGGTTGACGCCAAGTTATAAGCAATCATGAACTGATGCTTCACCGCCATGGACAAGAGTACGTTTTTAAAGCAGCGTGTGTGACGGACCACCTGCTTAAAAAAACTGTGTTTCGCCTCAAACCTCATTGTCCACAACCCAACTAGTGGACCAAAAAATCTGATCATCTGTGGATAATGTTCCACAAAATGATGTTTCGGCAACAGGTTTAGACCAGGAAAAACCTCTTGTAACCTAGCTCTATGGTCACAAATCTTGGCTTCAAGGAAAGCAATGGATTGTGTTGTGTGCACTGGTGCAACAACTAGCTCAACGATATCTTTAAGGTCCAAAATGACCTGCCAGGCAGGTTCATCTGGGGGCACCAAATGTCCAATCAAAAGCGGAAGCAATCGCAAAAGACACCAATTTTCATGCGCATTTCCTCCAATGCTTTTCTTCAGCATGAATGTCCTGGGAATAGCATGAGGACGATTACTTTTGTCTGTCCACTTGTAAGGAAATTTCTGAATGGACTCATTGAGTTTGTCAAGTGTGAAATACTTTTTTGAAATTAACAAGTTGAGGCAGTGTGCCAACTCAACTGGTAATATGCCTTCAAAGATGTCATGTGCAACATCTGGAGGGTAGCCTGTGCAGACATTAAAATGAGAAAGATATGAAGAGAAAACACACTTCCTTTTAACACCGTAACAAGGTTGTGCATTGTCCTGTGCTGATCTAACATGCATTTCATGCATCTCTTTGCTTCGGAGAGTAAATGTCCCTGAACTCACTTCGCGCTCCTGAATTTCCGActtttttgccacacaaaagCGGCAAATGTATTCACCTGCAAAACTTTCAATAAATCCAGCAATTCCATGTGCCCCCAAATTGTCTGCTACAACACACtgtattgtgcctttaacaaaATCTCCAAGCTGAGCAATAAAAATACCTTGACTTTCCAAAATGGCAAGATCCCTCAACAAGGGCTCTAGTACCTTTTCATAGCCATATTTCCTCACATCATCAGATCTGCAGAGTAAGGCCAAATAAATTGAAGACAATGAAGAATGACAACCTGGTGGTAAATTGCTGAGAGTCCAGTAAACGCCACAGATCTTGTGCTTTTTACGAGATGTGCCAAGTGGATTACAAATTTCGAAATCATCCACATAAAAATTCAACAACACTCGCACCTCACCTTCTGACAAAAAATGGTTATCCTTGAAAAACTGACCATCTCGAAAAGACTCGTATTTCACTTCTCCTCTGCCCTCTGATATGAGGTGATTATCTAATGCTTTGTTAAGAATGTGACCATTAGTAAAAAGCTGCTGTAAAAACTTTAATAGTGGAACATACTGCAGCGTTCTTTTATctttgtcatccaagatataTTCTATGGGTTCCACAACTTGAAAATTGTCTCTGTAGTATTTTTTGCGCTTAAAGGATGTTGCCAAAGGACAACCTTTGCCAATTGACTTATAGACCGGATTAGATGTACACAGGGCCGATGCAAGTTCGTCAATGACTGACTTGTCAATTTGCAGGTTGTAACTATTCAGTGTGTCATGTATCACATTTCTTGTACTACACAAAGATGCTGTGCTCAACAAATATTGAAATTCTTCCAGCAATTCATCAATTGCAGCACTTGGCACATGAAAAATATTTTCCAGCTTTAATAACACTGCAGCAATTTTTTGTTCTATTATCTCTGGCTGATCCTTTGACTTATCTAAATCAATGTCATCAGACTGACTTTCATTACAGAATTCTTCACTGTCTGAAACACCAGGCTCTTCAGTTTCAGCTACACTAGTTCCCTGGACTACACCATGCTTAAAATCTCTCAACGTATGTAAGCTGTGCTTCCGACTTTTATGCGACTTGAAGGTGCTGTATACATTGGATGTGTATTCACAGCCTTTAAACATACATGTGACTGTCTCATTGTTTTTCAGATGATGGCCTATGTGCACAAAATAATCATGTTCTGTTCCAAGTTCACTACAGCCACATAAATGACAGGAAAATGAAGTAAATATGTCAGAGTGCTTTAAGGTATTTTCGTGATTccttgacaaatgtgacaaaagtGAATTCCAAGTCGTAAATACGCATGGACAATTAGGGTATATACACTTAATATGATGGCCACGCCCAAAATGACTATGTTTTAGTCTGTAATGTTTAAGAATTTCTGATCGCCTAGACACTTCCGCACCACAGTCTTTACACTGCCACATAAACTAGAGAAACCACAAAGAGAGAAAAGGGGACAAAAATCAAACATTAGTGATGGTGTCATAACAGTCACATCCGGGGCATGGTGATCCGCTTCAACTTTGATTACATAAAGCTATGCTCTGTAAAGACAACTAAATGTATAGTTTTTTGTGACTTAGTTTGGGCCACGGAATCTCATATTAAGCAAACAGAAGCTTTACTCAACAGATTAAGGGCGTACTCACACTCAGCACGGAACTCGCACATAAACTCCACTGTGCCGTGCGAGAGAGAGCGCTTTTCTCAAAAGAGTGCAGTGTTTCCTAGACAAGGAAAGCATAACCGTGGGGGGACAATCGTGCTTGGGCACGGTACAAGGCAACCGGGCCTAGTGTGAGTACGCCCTAAGAGTAACAGTGTATCAGTGGCAGATTTACTTTGCACTGCTGTTAGTAATTACTGTTATAGAAagaacaaatacacacaagcaCGCCTAGCAGGAAGCTAGACATGAAGAAAATGTCTGTGTACTGGTACTTTTATAGCAGCACTTCTCTATGAATTATATGATGATAAAGTACCAGCGTTGAGATCCCCCCCataaataaagaacaaaatGTATACCACACAGTTGCAGAACATTTTTAGCTTTCTCCGTAGCATCACTGCTGTGATCAGTATAGCTGTTAAGATGCATGTTAAATGCACTTACCAAAACAATATGAGCTCCCCAAAGAATTAGGTTTTGGTCCACATCACACCAAGACAATCAGATATGAGAATAACCtgcaacagaaataaaaatgagcAGGGATTAAAAAGATAAATTGTAAGCATGTTGAGGAAAAAAGTAATTGTCCAATAATCACAAACTTGTGTCAGCACAAAACATGTTAAAGCCCACGACTCAAATCAGATCACTACAACCTAATTTCTGTCCAAGTCCAAAATTTAATAATACcttattactataaaaaaatatccaacAAATGGCAGATTAAGAGGGTGGAAGTGGACAGACAGACATGGACTTCATTTTCAGGaaagattattttaattatcaacTTATTTATTCACAGCGGGACTATTTTCTTGCAAGCGTGTTATTCCTCTTATAAATTACTTAAGAGCATTtagaaatgacatcagaaaATAATGCTTTCAAAGCTTTAGATGCTCTAAGCATACAGACAGGAAATTATATGAAACAAGAGGGGTATATTGAAGTTTCTGGAAATTGTGTGAATTAAGTACAAAATAGATTTGGTTTCTTAAATTAACTACCATTGTTTGTACAACAATGCATGAAATATAAACACCTGTacaatgttttagaataaataattGTGTAAGGTTATTTACATCGTGTCAGATCATATTATATGGCGATTTTTTATaaactgtttgtgaaatcagAAACAGAAAAATCTCTTCACAATGCAGTCCACAAGCCTACAACTACTAAGtacattgtgagatataactGAGTCAACAAGTCAAGACCCCTGCCAGCTCTTagttttgtaaatttaattaatttgttaatttaattaaaattaattaattattttttctgtcttcatGCCATATCACTAactattaatatttgtatttttcatgTTCCACTTCTATACTAAAAGTATTAGTTTGAAATTGGGAGCAATAAATGCAGTGCCAACATAATTGGTCTTTGTGTTTAGAGCAGAAACAAAGTTGAACAACATCAACCTGCTAGCTAAACCCACATTCTTATCCCTGTCGTCTTCTGCCTACCACTTCAGGTTAACTGGTCTTTCACTGGACTATCGGCTGTGGTCGTACTAGCTGGTCCTCTCGTGTCATCTGCAAATCTCCTGCTATTTAGTTATGAAACATTTGCATGCTTCTACTACATGTACTTTCAGCCCCACCTTTACGTTTTAAGCTCTGATAAGGCGAGTCGGATACCGTCCACGAGGACTGCTACCCATGCCGCTACCACGAAAGAgaagcttgttttttttttttcctacccGCATTCCGCGAAGACCTGCCTCTGATTGGCTAGTGTTCGTTGCATTCGTTGGTTAGGTTTGCGCAAGTGGAGTGACAGGCCTTGAAAAATGTCACGGTCGGTCGGAGCGGCAGAGTAGGGGCGGGTCTACAGgtgtgaaaaaaatacaaacttttAAAGAAACGGTAAATTCAGGCACCCAACGTTACCTAGGCCTGCCATTATGATTATGTAGAAACATAAATTCTTGCCGTCAGTGCACATTAACCACCTTTTACCAACATGATTTCACAGGTGTATTTTGTCCTAATGTTAACACATTGACAAAATTAGAAAACATGCTTACAGCCAGTCAGGAATAACGTTAATGTAATGTTAGGCTTGGCCAGTCTAACGTAACGTACAAGCCTAGACAGCAAGGAAGGTGCAGCTACAATTAACGTTAACATTCGTAAAACTGTTTTGCTTTTATTCGGCTTCCACAAACTAATAAATAAGTCAAGACAAACACTGAATTCACCAAGCATTTAACACTTAAGCTAAGTTAACTTACTAACCTTACACAACTCACGTGGTTAAGCTAGTCGCTGAACCTTatctaatgtaatttatataaaaaaaacacacaaacttaGCATTAGCTAAACACTGTTTAAGTAACAAATATAACACACCAATGATTATATATTGCTTACCGAAAATGCAGAGCTGGATGCAGCATTCAAACGAGTGCATCACGTTCAATCCCCAAAGCCTTGGCGccttcagaaaaaaatgtgtctGCACATGCGCAGACCGGACAGTATATGGAAATTAAATGAAAcgtatttttttctaattacttttaattgaaTGAAATTAACTTGTTTTAAACAAGGGCAGTGAATTTGAAAATTAGTTACAGCTACAATTAACGTTAACATTCGTAAAACTGTTTTGCTTTTATT
Coding sequences within:
- the LOC125255826 gene encoding uncharacterized protein LOC125255826, translating into MAQHLKLRVIVGDDDYRRLDLHSGMPETLAEFHNTICQAFGIETDFRIQFMDPDFNNDFMNVTSVQDIKDRSTIKLVYMATLTLTPLNDVGLSPSSVMQNAPSTSGSSGAPVSNQTSPISSQASLSTTDSDDTIILPHSDNELRSRAWPREFPIPHFPYNVEVQLQRGNDRFRETGTQLKITPGLKSDILEKLAEEIFQYTAYPQNYQIDDVAEALIKKFPCLKEPSATGYYGWMISLKYKMANYRTKMRTIGFPEVTVNALKNKRSDDCLPAKNVKKPKKAEVNFCPSHPAGETDESLENVRLEMLNDVRQRNSASCVKKKMSKTFSYRRKEVVQENPAAGEFKARWPALFHIDEINAEFQRITTVPLETTFMAQLDSHLPQLTSIFNKKGGVSGQKLAKHLAILQEATSDINLKRAAVLKALCIYLGEDDGHLIREYKDIEGDDIQRDLQNSTMGVYVINKEGGEIGAHDDIGIYVEGEIILDNIGSVAQACAMMLGVIYVLNMAYPKELKYSYEFIQKVLLKMDGERLSPKVLGLKNKIIAGL